Proteins from one Oncorhynchus gorbuscha isolate QuinsamMale2020 ecotype Even-year linkage group LG18, OgorEven_v1.0, whole genome shotgun sequence genomic window:
- the gnl3l gene encoding guanine nucleotide-binding protein-like 3-like protein yields the protein MSKARKQKRAKVHFQGKQKGKDGQQTQGGKMHSELSIARHPKGYGKPEEIRKKRLQELQEKQRLSREREQMKRRSLDGFQRDVLERQREFEQRETEMQSLEKHVNFENENSRKAYYREFKKVVEASDVILEVLDARDPLGCRCPQVEQAVIQSGTDKKIVLVLNKIDLVSKEIVEKWIKYLRNEFPTVAFKASTQQQNKNLKRSNVPVTQATAELLGSSACVGAECLMKLLGNYCRNLDIKTAITVGVVGFPNVGKSSLINSLKRARACNVGATPGVTKCLQEIHLDKHIKLLDCPGIVMATSTTDAAMILRNCVKIEQLVDPLPPVEAILRRCNKTQIMEHYGVPDFHTALEFLALLAQRQGKLRKGGLPDNDKAAKSVLMDWTGGRISYFTHPPETHTLPTHISAEIVAEMGKAFDWEELEKGNQEVLAVSSCTDVQMGFCMATAGMTQGGQEEPPCDLEMEGGALDGVESKDETESMDDGQDPEFGPMTVEIKAPRAKTGGSVDAAAPRTLDLKDIWNVDPLQQGQALVAAGKKRKKQQKRADKIATKLSDSLTTAMNFAFSDI from the exons ATGTCGAAGGCCAGAA AACAAAAGCGAGCGAAAGTACATTTCCAAGGAAAACAAAAG GGGAAAGATGGACAACAGACTCAAGGAGGGAAAATGCATTCAGAGCTGTCTATTGCACGCCATCCCAAAGGGTATGGAAAACCAGAAGAAATCCGGAAGAAAAGG CTTCAGGAGCTCCAAGAAAAGCAGAGGTTGTCAAGAGAACGGGAgcagatgaagaggagaagtCTGGATGGTTTTCAGAGAGATGTTCTAGAGCGACAAAGAGAGTTTGAGCAGAGG GAAACTGAGATGCAGAGTTTAGAGAAGCATGTAAATTTTGAAAATGAGAATTCAAGAAAGGCGTACTACAGGGAATTCAAAAAG GTGGTTGAGGCCTCTGATGTGATTCTGGAGGTTCTGGATGCCCGTGACCCTCTTGGCTGCCGTTGTCCTCAGGTGGAGCAGGCTGTAATTCAGAGCGGCACTGACAAGAAAATAGTCCTGGTGCTTAACAAGAttg ACCTGGTGTCCAAGGAGATTGTGGAGAAATGGATCAAGTATCTTCGCAATGAATTTCCCACTGTGGCTTTCAAAGCCTCAACGCAACAACAGAACAAGAATTTG AAGCGAAGCAATGTACCTGTTACCCAGGCCACTGCTGAGCTCCTAGGTAGCAGTGCCTGTGTGGGTGCGGAATGCCTGATGAAACTTTTGGGGAACTACTGCCGCAACCTAGACATTAAGACAGCCATCACTGTTGGTGTGGTTG GCTTTCCTAATGTTGGAAAGAGCAGTCTGATAAACAGTTTGAAGCGGGCACGTGCATGCAATGTTGGAGCCACACCCGGTGTAACCAA GTGCCTTCAGGAAATACACTTGGACAAGCACATCAAGCTTTTAGATTGTCCCGGCATTGTAATGGCAACCTCGACGACTGACGCGGCCATGATCCTTCGGAATTGTGTAAAGATTGAGCAGCTTGTAGACCCTCTACCTCCAGTCGAAGCCATCTTAAGACGCTGCAATAAGACACAG ATCATGGAACACTATGGTGTTCCAGACTTCCACACAGCTCTTGAATTCCTGGCTTTGTTGGCACAGCGACAGGGCAAGTTGAGGAAGGGAGGACTGCCTGATAATGACAAGGCAGCAAAGAGTGTCCTAATGGACTGGACAGG GGGTAGGATCAGCTACTTTACACACCCTCCGGAGACGCACACTCTTCCCACTCATATCAGTGCTGAGATTGTGGCAGAGATGGGCAAAGCTTTCGACTGGGAGGAACTAGAGAAGGGAAACCAGGAAGTGCTAGCTg TGTCGTCTTGCACTGATGTCCAAATGGGTTTCTGCATGGCAACTGCTGGGATGACTCAGGGTGGTCAAGAAGAACCACCTTGTGACCTGGAAATGGAAGGTGGAGCTTTGGATGGGGTTGAGTCCAAGGATGAAACTGAATCCATGGATGATGGTCAGGACCCAGAG TTTGGACCTATGACTGTGGAGATAAAAGCACCAAGGGCAAAGACTGGTGGTTCAGTTGATGCTGCTGCACCCAGGACCCTCGATTTAAAGGATATCTGGAATGTAGACCCTCTTCAGCAGGGCCAAGCACTCGTGGCTGctgggaagaagaggaagaagcaaCAGAAAAGAGCTG ACAAAATTGCTACCAAACTCTCAGACAGCCTGACGACGGCAATGAACTTTGCATTTTCAGATATATGA